The following are encoded in a window of Wolbachia endosymbiont (group B) of Hofmannophila pseudospretella genomic DNA:
- the hemC gene encoding hydroxymethylbilane synthase, whose product MLVKIGTRGSDLAITQALEAKQRLLESFPNLSVEIIKIKTSGDKYANVTLAEIGGKGLFLREIEDELLENNIDMAVHSLKDVPAFFSKDLTIPCVLERLSPCDVFISHKYKSLKTLPQQATIATSSIRRKVQLLNLRPDLNVVPLRGNVTTRLQNQNFDGMILAEAGLIRLKKHHLITEVLSPKVMLNAVGQGAICIQCRKNDIKVIDLLEKINNNMSFIRAKSERSFMKTVNGSCFTPLAALAEYMSENMLRLRCMLAGERGIYFTERTSFVEDAEEMGVNAGVELKSKCL is encoded by the coding sequence ATGCTAGTTAAAATAGGTACGAGAGGAAGCGACCTTGCGATCACCCAAGCTTTGGAAGCAAAACAAAGATTATTAGAGTCTTTTCCTAATCTATCCGTTGAGATCATAAAAATCAAAACTTCTGGTGATAAATATGCTAATGTAACCCTTGCTGAAATAGGAGGTAAAGGACTGTTCCTCAGGGAGATTGAGGATGAGCTACTTGAGAACAATATAGACATGGCGGTTCATTCGCTAAAAGATGTACCTGCGTTTTTCTCGAAGGACTTAACAATTCCTTGTGTTTTAGAGAGGCTAAGTCCATGTGATGTATTTATTTCTCATAAATATAAGAGCCTAAAAACTTTGCCACAGCAGGCTACAATTGCAACTTCTTCAATAAGAAGAAAAGTTCAGCTGTTAAATCTCAGGCCAGACTTAAATGTAGTGCCACTGCGTGGAAATGTGACAACTAGACTGCAAAATCAGAATTTTGATGGAATGATTTTAGCCGAAGCAGGACTGATAAGATTAAAAAAACACCATTTAATTACAGAAGTATTATCACCAAAAGTCATGTTAAACGCAGTAGGGCAGGGGGCAATTTGCATTCAATGCCGAAAGAATGATATAAAAGTTATCGATCTTTTAGAGAAAATTAATAATAATATGTCTTTTATAAGGGCAAAATCAGAGCGCAGTTTCATGAAGACAGTAAATGGTTCATGCTTTACACCGCTTGCAGCTTTAGCAGAATATATGAGTGAAAACATGCTACGTCTTCGTTGTATGTTAGCGGGCGAGAGAGGTATATACTTTACTGAACGCACTTCATTTGTAGAAGATGCAGAAGAAATGGGTGTGAATGCAGGAGTAGAGTTAAAATCGAAATGCTTATAA
- the secD gene encoding protein translocase subunit SecD: protein MLNKLTVKSLSVLLIFLLSLYIILPNFFDNKFLTSKKRINLGLDLKGGSSILLNVDLDFYFKEKLSMLADEIKEGLLTQRIEFSIKNDKQIVVTLSNMDDYKKVSMLIHKINPNLELNRKDTSIFISYKPHYKNSLINEVVSESIINVQRRLDKLGTKEVSVQKQGQNKILVQVPGVEDTQQIKSLLGKTAKLAFHLANTNVAKMQDIDHDTTIMLKDSLGNSYPIFRKTEIGGDSLVNASVRFGNLGKPTVHFKFDSVASKRFAKITKENVGKPFAIVLDNTVLTVPTIREPILNGEGEISGNFTEKQASELAILLKSGALPAPLKIIEEKNIGPSLGEESIKAGEVAAIISIIAVGLSIIITYGKLGFLASVALVFNVISILLILTLLEATLTLPGIAGIALTVGMSVDANVLIFERIREEIRAGKRTARAIEEGFKNAIKTILDSNLTTLIASGIMFIIGSGAIRGFSITLSIGVLCSMFSAIIVTKLLIELCMNPKKLVL, encoded by the coding sequence ATGCTAAACAAGCTCACAGTTAAATCTCTTTCAGTATTGCTAATTTTTTTGCTATCTTTATATATAATACTGCCAAACTTCTTTGATAATAAGTTTCTCACCTCAAAAAAGAGGATAAATCTAGGGCTCGACCTGAAAGGTGGATCATCTATACTCCTGAACGTAGATTTAGATTTTTATTTTAAAGAGAAATTGAGCATGCTAGCCGATGAAATAAAAGAAGGTCTGTTAACACAAAGGATTGAATTCAGCATAAAAAACGATAAACAAATAGTTGTAACTTTAAGTAATATGGATGATTACAAAAAAGTTTCGATGTTAATTCATAAAATAAACCCAAACTTAGAGCTGAATAGAAAAGATACTTCAATTTTTATTTCATATAAACCACATTATAAGAATTCATTAATCAATGAAGTAGTTTCAGAGTCAATAATTAATGTTCAAAGACGCTTAGATAAGCTTGGTACTAAGGAAGTAAGTGTGCAGAAACAAGGACAAAATAAGATATTAGTCCAAGTTCCTGGAGTAGAAGACACTCAGCAGATAAAATCTCTGCTTGGCAAAACAGCCAAGCTGGCCTTCCATTTGGCAAACACCAATGTAGCTAAAATGCAAGATATCGATCATGACACTACGATTATGCTCAAGGATTCTTTGGGTAATTCCTACCCGATATTCCGCAAAACTGAAATAGGCGGTGATTCATTAGTTAATGCATCAGTCAGATTTGGCAATTTAGGTAAACCGACAGTACATTTTAAATTTGATAGCGTAGCAAGCAAAAGATTTGCAAAAATCACTAAAGAAAATGTAGGAAAGCCCTTTGCAATTGTTCTAGATAACACAGTCTTAACTGTACCAACAATACGTGAGCCCATTCTAAATGGAGAGGGAGAAATTAGCGGTAACTTCACTGAAAAACAGGCAAGTGAACTTGCAATACTTTTAAAATCCGGTGCACTACCAGCACCACTTAAAATAATTGAAGAAAAAAACATTGGTCCAAGCCTTGGAGAAGAGTCAATAAAAGCAGGAGAAGTTGCAGCAATAATATCTATCATAGCCGTTGGTTTATCTATAATAATTACTTACGGCAAATTAGGCTTTTTAGCGTCTGTTGCACTCGTTTTTAATGTAATCTCTATACTACTCATTCTTACCTTACTTGAAGCAACTCTTACTCTCCCTGGAATTGCCGGCATTGCACTAACTGTTGGTATGTCAGTTGATGCAAATGTTTTGATATTTGAACGCATCCGCGAAGAAATAAGAGCAGGAAAAAGAACAGCTCGTGCCATTGAAGAAGGATTTAAAAACGCAATAAAAACAATTCTTGATTCAAACCTCACTACACTAATTGCTTCAGGAATAATGTTCATTATTGGTAGCGGAGCAATTAGAGGATTTTCTATCACTTTATCGATAGGAGTTTTATGCTCGATGTTTTCTGCAATTATAGTCACAAAACTTCTGATAGAATTGTGCATGAACCCAAAAAAGCTAGTACTTTAG
- the murB gene encoding UDP-N-acetylmuramate dehydrogenase yields MLISLPKVRGIYRYNVSMSKMTWLNVGGQADVLFKPCDIEDLICLIKDAELPISVIGATSNIIIRDSGIRGIMVKLGKEFAYIKCKDNNSIVAGGAALLSNLAYFAGEQQISGLEFLAGIPGTVGGGIEMNAGAYGSDIASVVQSIRAVNLEDGNLYEFSSEEMGYFYRGHDLKGKWIFVEAEFKGVSSEYELILQRLKEVIDKKNKSQPVRGKTAGCIFKNPRGYQAWKLIDESGCRGLNNGRAKISKKHCNFLLNYNNATALDLENLGNRVQNAVKDKFNVELEWEIRVLGSYSSTSTY; encoded by the coding sequence ATGCTTATAAGCTTACCTAAAGTACGTGGAATCTATCGTTATAATGTTTCGATGTCTAAAATGACATGGTTAAATGTTGGTGGCCAAGCTGATGTACTTTTTAAGCCATGTGACATTGAGGATCTAATATGCTTGATAAAAGATGCGGAGTTGCCAATTAGTGTTATCGGTGCAACATCCAACATAATAATTCGAGATAGTGGCATTCGAGGAATAATGGTGAAATTAGGTAAGGAATTTGCATATATAAAATGTAAAGATAATAACTCGATTGTTGCAGGTGGTGCTGCATTGCTTAGTAACCTTGCATACTTTGCCGGGGAGCAGCAAATTAGTGGACTTGAGTTTCTTGCAGGAATTCCAGGAACAGTTGGTGGTGGAATAGAAATGAATGCAGGTGCATATGGTAGTGATATTGCAAGTGTTGTACAGTCGATAAGGGCAGTGAATCTAGAAGATGGAAATTTGTATGAATTCTCCAGCGAAGAAATGGGATATTTTTATCGTGGACATGATCTAAAAGGCAAGTGGATTTTTGTTGAAGCTGAATTTAAAGGAGTAAGTTCAGAGTATGAGCTTATATTGCAAAGATTAAAGGAAGTTATTGACAAAAAAAACAAAAGCCAACCAGTAAGAGGAAAAACTGCTGGCTGTATATTCAAAAATCCAAGGGGTTATCAGGCATGGAAACTGATTGATGAGTCTGGCTGCCGAGGATTAAATAACGGCAGAGCTAAAATTTCTAAGAAACATTGTAATTTTCTGCTCAATTACAACAATGCAACTGCACTTGACTTAGAAAACCTTGGCAACAGAGTACAAAATGCAGTAAAAGATAAATTTAATGTTGAGCTTGAGTGGGAGATAAGGGTTTTAGGTAGTTATAGTTCTACCTCTACCTACTGA
- a CDS encoding IS5 family transposase (programmed frameshift) has translation MRSLYPSDISREKFEIIVADLESCRKRTKPRTLDLYHVFCGVLYVLKSGCQWRMLPKEFPKWRNCYDYFKKWSEKADANKESVLELVLKKIVGVVRQNNGRKEKTSFCIIDAQSVKNADTAEEKGYDAGKKVSGIKRHIAVDTQGLPHAIYITTAEITDRSSAVRMVKNAKENLSEVKNILVDAGYTGENFATQIKATIGATVEVIKRNELHTFVVLPKRWVVERSFAWLQKCRRLWKNCERKLNTSLQMVVLAFAALLLKRL, from the exons ATGCGAAGTTTATATCCAAGTGATATAAGTCGAGAAAAGTTTGAGATTATTGTAGCAGATCTGGAGTCTTGCAGGAAGAGGACAAAGCCAAGAACACTTGATTTATATCATGTATTTTGTGGAGTGTTATACGTCTTAAAAAGTGGCTGCCAGTGGAGAATGTTACCAAAAGAGTTTCCAAAATGGCGGAATTGTTACGACTATTTTAAGAAGTGGAGTGAAAAAGCAGATGCAAATAAAGAAAGTGTTCTGGAGCTGGTATTA AAAAAAATAGTTGGCGTGGTCCGACAAAACAATGGTCGGAAAGAAAAAACCAGCTTCTGCATAATTGATGCACAAAGCGTAAAAAATGCAGATACTGCTGAAGAAAAAGGCTATGATGCAGGCAAAAAGGTTTCAGGAATAAAACGCCATATTGCGGTAGATACACAAGGTTTACCCCACGCAATTTATATAACAACGGCAGAAATAACTGATCGTAGTAGCGCTGTGAGAATGGTTAAAAATGCTAAAGAAAACCTATCTGAAGTTAAAAATATACTAGTTGATGCTGGCTACACAGGAGAAAATTTTGCAACACAAATAAAAGCAACTATTGGCGCTACCGTTGAAGTAATAAAGCGAAACGAATTACACACCTTTGTCGTATTGCCGAAAAGATGGGTTGTTGAGAGATCTTTTGCTTGGTTGCAAAAATGTAGGCGATTGTGGAAAAATTGCGAGCGGAAACTCAACACTAGCCTGCAAATGGTCGTTCTTGCTTTCGCTGCTTTGCTTCTGAAAAGATTATGA
- a CDS encoding transposase: MVSKRQEVICPGFKRKRVSMIGALNEGKVKAPWIIDGYCNSEIFDAYVENVLVPVFKPGQTIVLDNASFYKSARTKNLIENIGCKILFLPPYSPDLNPIEKF, translated from the coding sequence GTGGTCTCAAAGAGGCAAGAGGTTATTTGCCCAGGGTTTAAAAGAAAGAGGGTAAGCATGATTGGAGCACTAAATGAAGGAAAAGTTAAAGCACCATGGATAATTGATGGCTACTGCAACAGCGAGATTTTTGATGCTTATGTAGAAAATGTACTTGTTCCTGTATTTAAACCTGGACAGACTATTGTTCTCGACAATGCGAGCTTTTATAAATCTGCAAGGACGAAAAATTTGATAGAAAATATTGGGTGTAAAATTTTGTTCTTACCTCCATACTCGCCAGATTTAAATCCGATTGAGAAGTTCTGA
- a CDS encoding P44/Msp2 family outer membrane protein translates to MIIRISIALFFIFIPCVYFFITYISNNRHIEQVQPLKLETDNNESVIRSEEVAEREIPIKYQELKSSSPSIFQAAGQKNMWPRITDQAEPTKEKSKKLDFYVSANGGKIYNDNSETFVKGIKAIGERFINLINTANPNLSLQEKVVSLFIKAGLVDEIQSIEKFNGKIDFQWLRSVSLGYYAGENGRVDFEAMYSTANIKDSNSPPVFEKSASVFAFLLNFYYNSSIQDTQFAPYIGLGIGPTVFRLKKINGSPENSMPLNVPWFAYQIKLGVDYSIIPEVKTFFGYRYFSIPIPIADDISTHNIEVGLMFNF, encoded by the coding sequence ATGATAATTAGAATATCTATTGCTTTATTTTTCATCTTCATTCCGTGTGTCTATTTTTTTATTACTTATATCAGTAACAATAGACACATTGAGCAAGTACAACCGTTAAAATTAGAAACAGATAATAATGAAAGTGTAATACGTTCTGAAGAGGTTGCTGAAAGAGAAATACCAATAAAATATCAAGAACTTAAAAGTAGTTCACCTTCTATTTTCCAAGCAGCTGGTCAGAAAAATATGTGGCCACGTATTACAGATCAAGCTGAACCTACAAAGGAAAAATCAAAAAAACTTGATTTCTATGTTAGTGCTAACGGTGGTAAGATATACAATGATAATTCAGAAACATTTGTAAAGGGTATAAAGGCAATAGGAGAAAGGTTTATTAATTTAATCAATACAGCTAATCCTAATCTTTCTTTGCAAGAAAAAGTAGTATCATTGTTTATCAAAGCGGGATTAGTGGATGAAATTCAGAGTATAGAGAAATTTAACGGCAAAATTGATTTCCAGTGGCTTAGGAGCGTATCTTTAGGTTACTATGCTGGGGAAAATGGCCGAGTTGATTTTGAAGCTATGTATTCTACAGCCAATATTAAAGATAGTAATTCTCCTCCGGTATTTGAGAAATCAGCAAGCGTGTTTGCATTTTTATTAAACTTCTATTATAACTCCAGCATTCAAGATACACAATTTGCTCCGTATATTGGTCTTGGTATAGGGCCAACAGTTTTTAGATTAAAAAAGATTAATGGGTCACCAGAAAATTCAATGCCACTGAATGTTCCTTGGTTTGCTTATCAAATAAAGCTTGGTGTTGACTACTCAATAATCCCAGAAGTTAAAACCTTTTTCGGCTATCGTTACTTTAGTATCCCAATACCTATTGCAGATGATATATCCACTCATAATATTGAAGTTGGTTTGATGTTTAATTTCTAG
- the mtaB gene encoding tRNA (N(6)-L-threonylcarbamoyladenosine(37)-C(2))-methylthiotransferase MtaB, with translation MNEVITFGCRLNFYESELIKEALKKAKRENVVVVHSCAVTNEAERQVKQKIRKIYKNDPSKEIIVVGCAVQLDPKSYSDIPGVSKVLGNQDKLRAENYLLNNDETLVSDNQVEPILINGFEDKSRAFIEIQNGCNHSCTFCSITEARGNNRSVPVNNIIEQIKIFIENGYQEVVFTGVDITDFGTDLFGKQSLGSMVRRVLKDIPQLKRLRLSSIDVAEVDDELMDLIANESRLMPHLHLSLQSGNNLILKRMKRRHNREQVIEFYHKMKSLRPNIAFGADIIAGFPTETDEMFQDTVDLLKKINVVYLHAFPYSERKNTPAARMPQIPENVRKERVKHLREINKEMMSSFYQSLLGTEQSVLVEQNNIGRTENFAVIKLTSRVQAKSIVKAHVKGIENNCLIGNIIS, from the coding sequence ATGAATGAAGTAATAACATTTGGTTGTCGTCTAAATTTCTACGAGAGTGAGTTAATCAAAGAAGCATTAAAAAAAGCGAAGAGAGAAAATGTTGTTGTGGTGCATAGCTGTGCAGTGACAAACGAAGCAGAACGTCAAGTAAAGCAAAAAATACGTAAGATCTATAAGAATGACCCAAGTAAAGAAATTATCGTAGTTGGCTGCGCTGTTCAATTAGATCCTAAATCATATAGTGATATTCCTGGTGTAAGTAAAGTGCTAGGTAATCAAGACAAACTAAGAGCTGAAAATTATCTACTAAATAATGATGAAACCTTAGTCAGTGATAACCAAGTAGAACCTATTCTCATTAATGGATTTGAAGATAAATCAAGGGCATTTATTGAAATTCAAAATGGTTGTAATCATAGCTGCACATTTTGCTCAATTACTGAGGCAAGAGGGAATAATCGATCTGTGCCAGTAAACAATATTATAGAGCAAATTAAGATTTTTATAGAAAATGGGTATCAAGAAGTGGTGTTTACAGGTGTTGATATTACTGACTTTGGTACAGATTTGTTTGGTAAGCAATCACTTGGTTCGATGGTTAGGAGAGTTTTAAAGGATATACCACAGTTAAAGAGACTAAGACTTTCCTCTATTGATGTTGCTGAAGTTGATGATGAACTAATGGATTTAATAGCTAATGAGTCAAGACTTATGCCTCACTTACACTTGAGTCTACAGTCTGGTAATAATTTAATACTAAAGAGAATGAAACGTCGTCACAATAGAGAACAAGTGATAGAATTTTATCATAAAATGAAGAGCTTAAGACCTAATATAGCATTTGGCGCTGATATTATTGCTGGATTTCCAACAGAAACTGATGAAATGTTTCAGGATACAGTTGATTTACTGAAAAAAATAAATGTAGTTTATCTACATGCTTTTCCATATTCAGAGCGGAAAAACACACCTGCTGCACGGATGCCACAAATACCAGAGAATGTACGTAAAGAACGAGTAAAGCATCTAAGAGAAATAAATAAAGAAATGATGAGCAGTTTTTATCAATCTTTGCTCGGCACTGAGCAAAGCGTTTTGGTTGAGCAGAATAATATTGGTAGAACAGAAAATTTTGCAGTAATAAAACTTACATCAAGAGTTCAAGCTAAAAGTATTGTGAAAGCTCATGTTAAAGGAATAGAAAATAATTGTTTAATTGGAAATATTATTTCTTAA